From a single Leishmania braziliensis MHOM/BR/75/M2904 complete genome, chromosome 28 genomic region:
- a CDS encoding putative RNA binding protein rbp16: MFRVSSVHRIAPSLALLNTGKVVSWMSGRGFGFIEDNADKKQHFVHFSALQTETGGYRALAVDQEVEFEVASQDGRTRAENVTAPGGAKLPSGPRPPDGAPSGRGGFSGGRGRGRGGRNYNSRQDRGGDRDGGRQNNNFSDEF, translated from the coding sequence ATGTTCCGTGTTTCCTCTGTGCACCGCATTGCACCGtcactggcgctgctgaacacCGGCAAGGTCGTCTCGTGGATGAGTGGCCGCGGCTTTGGGTTCATCGAGGACAATGCGGACAAGAAGCAGCACTTTGTTcacttctctgctctccAGACGGAGACGGGCGGCTACCGCGCGCTCGCGGTCGATCAGGAAGTTGAGTTCGAGGTGGCCTCGCAGGATGGCCGCACTCGCGCTGAGAACGTTACCGCCCCTGGCGGCGCCAAGCTCCCCTCTGGTCCCCGCCCACCGGATGGTGCCCCCAGTGGTCGTGGTGGCTTCAGCGGTGGCCGCGGTCGTGGCCGTGGTGGTCGCAACTACAACAGTCGCCAGGACCGCGGCGGCGATCGCGATGGCGGGCGTCAAAACAACAACTTCAGCGATGAATTCTAG